In Columba livia isolate bColLiv1 breed racing homer chromosome 8, bColLiv1.pat.W.v2, whole genome shotgun sequence, a single genomic region encodes these proteins:
- the NPL gene encoding N-acetylneuraminate lyase isoform X7 has product MTPRKKLQGLVAATITPMTPDGQVNLLVIRQYVDYLVSKQNVKSVFVNGTTGEGLSLSIQERKRLAEEWVCQGKDKLDHVIIQVGALSLPESQELARHAAAIGASGIAVIAPFFFKPTNKDELIAFLEKVASEAPAVPFYYYHIPPLTGVKIRIEELLDGIKERIPSFQGVKFSSTDLLDLAQCINKNKREQFEFLYGVDEQLLSALAIGADGAVGSTYNYLGGKTNLMLQAFAKPDLALARKYQFLTGEFLNFVIKLGTVVSS; this is encoded by the exons ATGACACCTAGAAAGAAGTTACAGGGTCTTGTAGCTGCTACAATCACTCCAATGACTCCCGATGG ACAAGTTAACCTTTTGGTGATTCGTCAATATGTGGATTATCTCGTAAGCAAGCAGAACGTGAAGAGCGTCTTTG TGAATGGCACAACAGGAGAAGGACTGTCCCTCAGCATCCAGGAGAGGAAGCGGTTGGCAGAAGAATGGGTGTGCCAAGGAAAAGACAA ATTGGATCATGTCATCATTCAGGTGGGAGCACTAAGTCTGCCAGAGTCCCAAGAGCTG GCAAGACATGCAGCAGCCATAGGTGCTAGTGGTATTGCTGTAATAGCCCCCTTCTTCTTCAAACCCACAAATAAAG aTGAGCTCATTGCTTTCTTAGAGAAGGTTGCGTCTGAGGCCCCTGCGGTTCCATTTTATTACTATCACATTCCTCCTCTGACGGGTGTAAAGA TTCGCATTGAAGAGTTGCTGGATGGAATAAAAGAGCGGATCCCCAGCTTCCAGGGTGTGAAGTTCAGCAGCACGGACCTCTTGGACCTTGCACAGTGTATAAACAAGAATAAGAGAGAACAGTTTGAATTTCTTTATGGGGTGGATGAG CAACTGTTGAGTGCACTGGCAATAGGGGCAGATGGAGCAGTCGGAAG TACATACAACTATTTAGGCGGAAAAACCAATCTGATGCTGCAAGCCTTTGCAAAGCCAGACCTCGCGTTAGCACGGAAGTATCAG TTTCTCACTGGGGAATTTCTCAACTTTGTCATCAAACTAG GCACGGTCGTCTCTTCTTAG
- the NPL gene encoding N-acetylneuraminate lyase isoform X1, with protein MPLQNRFEALDLAGEVGEDVVESPPMRSHRKRQLAPRFQTTSDKKEIRVIIVGDFLLGGTEGPICKLDPHHRELCSLPGAQIRDITPQPRALNRLLPTADLPDSSMTPRKKLQGLVAATITPMTPDGQVNLLVIRQYVDYLVSKQNVKSVFVNGTTGEGLSLSIQERKRLAEEWVCQGKDKLDHVIIQVGALSLPESQELARHAAAIGASGIAVIAPFFFKPTNKDELIAFLEKVASEAPAVPFYYYHIPPLTGVKIRIEELLDGIKERIPSFQGVKFSSTDLLDLAQCINKNKREQFEFLYGVDEQLLSALAIGADGAVGSTYNYLGGKTNLMLQAFAKPDLALARKYQFLTGEFLNFVIKLGFGVAQTKAVMTFVSGIPMGPPRLPLIAASEEFIVKAKAKLDSIVWPKGD; from the exons ATGCCCCTCCAAAATAgatttgaggccctggatcttgcaggagaggtaggtgaggatgtggtggaAAGCCCGCCCATGaggtcacataggaagaggcagttGGCACCACGCTTCCAGACcacctctgataagaaagaaataagggtAATTATAGTAGGCGATTTCCTTCTgggagggacagagggcccaatatgcaaaCTTGACCCTCACCATAGGGAATtgtgcagtctacctggagcccagatCAGGGACATCACTCCGCAGCCTCGTGCACtcaacagactactacccactgctgatcttccagacag ctCAATGACACCTAGAAAGAAGTTACAGGGTCTTGTAGCTGCTACAATCACTCCAATGACTCCCGATGG ACAAGTTAACCTTTTGGTGATTCGTCAATATGTGGATTATCTCGTAAGCAAGCAGAACGTGAAGAGCGTCTTTG TGAATGGCACAACAGGAGAAGGACTGTCCCTCAGCATCCAGGAGAGGAAGCGGTTGGCAGAAGAATGGGTGTGCCAAGGAAAAGACAA ATTGGATCATGTCATCATTCAGGTGGGAGCACTAAGTCTGCCAGAGTCCCAAGAGCTG GCAAGACATGCAGCAGCCATAGGTGCTAGTGGTATTGCTGTAATAGCCCCCTTCTTCTTCAAACCCACAAATAAAG aTGAGCTCATTGCTTTCTTAGAGAAGGTTGCGTCTGAGGCCCCTGCGGTTCCATTTTATTACTATCACATTCCTCCTCTGACGGGTGTAAAGA TTCGCATTGAAGAGTTGCTGGATGGAATAAAAGAGCGGATCCCCAGCTTCCAGGGTGTGAAGTTCAGCAGCACGGACCTCTTGGACCTTGCACAGTGTATAAACAAGAATAAGAGAGAACAGTTTGAATTTCTTTATGGGGTGGATGAG CAACTGTTGAGTGCACTGGCAATAGGGGCAGATGGAGCAGTCGGAAG TACATACAACTATTTAGGCGGAAAAACCAATCTGATGCTGCAAGCCTTTGCAAAGCCAGACCTCGCGTTAGCACGGAAGTATCAG TTTCTCACTGGGGAATTTCTCAACTTTGTCATCAAACTAG GTTTTGGTGTCGCACAGACTAAAGCTGTAATGACGTTTGTTTCTGGCATTCCCATGGGACCCCCGCGGCTTCCGCTCATTGCCGCCTCTGAGGAGTTCATTGTCAAGGCCAAAGCGAAGCTGGACAGCATTGTGTGGCCTAAGGGTGACTGA
- the NPL gene encoding N-acetylneuraminate lyase isoform X5, with protein MLDLAFSKISLLSMTPRKKLQGLVAATITPMTPDGQVNLLVIRQYVDYLVSKQNVKSVFVNGTTGEGLSLSIQERKRLAEEWVCQGKDKLDHVIIQVGALSLPESQELARHAAAIGASGIAVIAPFFFKPTNKDELIAFLEKVASEAPAVPFYYYHIPPLTGVKIRIEELLDGIKERIPSFQGVKFSSTDLLDLAQCINKNKREQFEFLYGVDEQLLSALAIGADGAVGSTYNYLGGKTNLMLQAFAKPDLALARKYQFLTGEFLNFVIKLGFGVAQTKAVMTFVSGIPMGPPRLPLIAASEEFIVKAKAKLDSIVWPKGD; from the exons ATGCTCGACTTGGCATTTTCCAAGATTTCTCTGCT ctCAATGACACCTAGAAAGAAGTTACAGGGTCTTGTAGCTGCTACAATCACTCCAATGACTCCCGATGG ACAAGTTAACCTTTTGGTGATTCGTCAATATGTGGATTATCTCGTAAGCAAGCAGAACGTGAAGAGCGTCTTTG TGAATGGCACAACAGGAGAAGGACTGTCCCTCAGCATCCAGGAGAGGAAGCGGTTGGCAGAAGAATGGGTGTGCCAAGGAAAAGACAA ATTGGATCATGTCATCATTCAGGTGGGAGCACTAAGTCTGCCAGAGTCCCAAGAGCTG GCAAGACATGCAGCAGCCATAGGTGCTAGTGGTATTGCTGTAATAGCCCCCTTCTTCTTCAAACCCACAAATAAAG aTGAGCTCATTGCTTTCTTAGAGAAGGTTGCGTCTGAGGCCCCTGCGGTTCCATTTTATTACTATCACATTCCTCCTCTGACGGGTGTAAAGA TTCGCATTGAAGAGTTGCTGGATGGAATAAAAGAGCGGATCCCCAGCTTCCAGGGTGTGAAGTTCAGCAGCACGGACCTCTTGGACCTTGCACAGTGTATAAACAAGAATAAGAGAGAACAGTTTGAATTTCTTTATGGGGTGGATGAG CAACTGTTGAGTGCACTGGCAATAGGGGCAGATGGAGCAGTCGGAAG TACATACAACTATTTAGGCGGAAAAACCAATCTGATGCTGCAAGCCTTTGCAAAGCCAGACCTCGCGTTAGCACGGAAGTATCAG TTTCTCACTGGGGAATTTCTCAACTTTGTCATCAAACTAG GTTTTGGTGTCGCACAGACTAAAGCTGTAATGACGTTTGTTTCTGGCATTCCCATGGGACCCCCGCGGCTTCCGCTCATTGCCGCCTCTGAGGAGTTCATTGTCAAGGCCAAAGCGAAGCTGGACAGCATTGTGTGGCCTAAGGGTGACTGA
- the NPL gene encoding N-acetylneuraminate lyase isoform X2 codes for MPLQNRFEALDLAGEVGEDVVESPPMRSHRKRQLAPRFQTTSDKKEIRVIIVGDFLLGGTEGPICKLDPHHRELCSLPGAQIRDITPQPRALNRLLPTADLPDSSMTPRKKLQGLVAATITPMTPDGQVNLLVIRQYVDYLVSKQNVKSVFVNGTTGEGLSLSIQERKRLAEEWVCQGKDKLDHVIIQVGALSLPESQELARHAAAIGASGIAVIAPFFFKPTNKDELIAFLEKVASEAPAVPFYYYHIPPLTGVKIRIEELLDGIKERIPSFQGVKFSSTDLLDLAQCINKNKREQFEFLYGVDEYIQLFRRKNQSDAASLCKARPRVSTEVSVSHWGISQLCHQTRHGRLFLVTLFSLPRSAYSLVCARSHRNYVLLLFWTPA; via the exons ATGCCCCTCCAAAATAgatttgaggccctggatcttgcaggagaggtaggtgaggatgtggtggaAAGCCCGCCCATGaggtcacataggaagaggcagttGGCACCACGCTTCCAGACcacctctgataagaaagaaataagggtAATTATAGTAGGCGATTTCCTTCTgggagggacagagggcccaatatgcaaaCTTGACCCTCACCATAGGGAATtgtgcagtctacctggagcccagatCAGGGACATCACTCCGCAGCCTCGTGCACtcaacagactactacccactgctgatcttccagacag ctCAATGACACCTAGAAAGAAGTTACAGGGTCTTGTAGCTGCTACAATCACTCCAATGACTCCCGATGG ACAAGTTAACCTTTTGGTGATTCGTCAATATGTGGATTATCTCGTAAGCAAGCAGAACGTGAAGAGCGTCTTTG TGAATGGCACAACAGGAGAAGGACTGTCCCTCAGCATCCAGGAGAGGAAGCGGTTGGCAGAAGAATGGGTGTGCCAAGGAAAAGACAA ATTGGATCATGTCATCATTCAGGTGGGAGCACTAAGTCTGCCAGAGTCCCAAGAGCTG GCAAGACATGCAGCAGCCATAGGTGCTAGTGGTATTGCTGTAATAGCCCCCTTCTTCTTCAAACCCACAAATAAAG aTGAGCTCATTGCTTTCTTAGAGAAGGTTGCGTCTGAGGCCCCTGCGGTTCCATTTTATTACTATCACATTCCTCCTCTGACGGGTGTAAAGA TTCGCATTGAAGAGTTGCTGGATGGAATAAAAGAGCGGATCCCCAGCTTCCAGGGTGTGAAGTTCAGCAGCACGGACCTCTTGGACCTTGCACAGTGTATAAACAAGAATAAGAGAGAACAGTTTGAATTTCTTTATGGGGTGGATGAG TACATACAACTATTTAGGCGGAAAAACCAATCTGATGCTGCAAGCCTTTGCAAAGCCAGACCTCGCGTTAGCACGGAAGTATCAG TTTCTCACTGGGGAATTTCTCAACTTTGTCATCAAACTAG GCACGGTCGTCTCTTCTTAGTTACACTGTTCTCACTTCCGAGAAGTGCTTACAGCCTGGTTTGTgccagatcgcacaggaattatgtgctgctgcttttttggaCACCTGCATAG
- the NPL gene encoding N-acetylneuraminate lyase isoform X6: MTPRKKLQGLVAATITPMTPDGQVNLLVIRQYVDYLVSKQNVKSVFVNGTTGEGLSLSIQERKRLAEEWVCQGKDKLDHVIIQVGALSLPESQELARHAAAIGASGIAVIAPFFFKPTNKDELIAFLEKVASEAPAVPFYYYHIPPLTGVKIRIEELLDGIKERIPSFQGVKFSSTDLLDLAQCINKNKREQFEFLYGVDEQLLSALAIGADGAVGSTYNYLGGKTNLMLQAFAKPDLALARKYQFLTGEFLNFVIKLGFGVAQTKAVMTFVSGIPMGPPRLPLIAASEEFIVKAKAKLDSIVWPKGD; the protein is encoded by the exons ATGACACCTAGAAAGAAGTTACAGGGTCTTGTAGCTGCTACAATCACTCCAATGACTCCCGATGG ACAAGTTAACCTTTTGGTGATTCGTCAATATGTGGATTATCTCGTAAGCAAGCAGAACGTGAAGAGCGTCTTTG TGAATGGCACAACAGGAGAAGGACTGTCCCTCAGCATCCAGGAGAGGAAGCGGTTGGCAGAAGAATGGGTGTGCCAAGGAAAAGACAA ATTGGATCATGTCATCATTCAGGTGGGAGCACTAAGTCTGCCAGAGTCCCAAGAGCTG GCAAGACATGCAGCAGCCATAGGTGCTAGTGGTATTGCTGTAATAGCCCCCTTCTTCTTCAAACCCACAAATAAAG aTGAGCTCATTGCTTTCTTAGAGAAGGTTGCGTCTGAGGCCCCTGCGGTTCCATTTTATTACTATCACATTCCTCCTCTGACGGGTGTAAAGA TTCGCATTGAAGAGTTGCTGGATGGAATAAAAGAGCGGATCCCCAGCTTCCAGGGTGTGAAGTTCAGCAGCACGGACCTCTTGGACCTTGCACAGTGTATAAACAAGAATAAGAGAGAACAGTTTGAATTTCTTTATGGGGTGGATGAG CAACTGTTGAGTGCACTGGCAATAGGGGCAGATGGAGCAGTCGGAAG TACATACAACTATTTAGGCGGAAAAACCAATCTGATGCTGCAAGCCTTTGCAAAGCCAGACCTCGCGTTAGCACGGAAGTATCAG TTTCTCACTGGGGAATTTCTCAACTTTGTCATCAAACTAG GTTTTGGTGTCGCACAGACTAAAGCTGTAATGACGTTTGTTTCTGGCATTCCCATGGGACCCCCGCGGCTTCCGCTCATTGCCGCCTCTGAGGAGTTCATTGTCAAGGCCAAAGCGAAGCTGGACAGCATTGTGTGGCCTAAGGGTGACTGA
- the NPL gene encoding N-acetylneuraminate lyase isoform X4 — protein MPLQNRFEALDLAGEVGEDVVESPPMRSHRKRQLAPRFQTTSDKKEIRVIIVGDFLLGGTEGPICKLDPHHRELCSLPGAQIRDITPQPRALNRLLPTADLPDSSMTPRKKLQGLVAATITPMTPDGQVNLLVIRQYVDYLVSKQNVKSVFVNGTTGEGLSLSIQERKRLAEEWVCQGKDKLDHVIIQVGALSLPESQELARHAAAIGASGIAVIAPFFFKPTNKDELIAFLEKVASEAPAVPFYYYHIPPLTGVKIRIEELLDGIKERIPSFQGVKFSSTDLLDLAQCINKNKREQFEFLYGVDEYIQLFRRKNQSDAASLCKARPRVSTEVSVSHWGISQLCHQTRFWCRTD, from the exons ATGCCCCTCCAAAATAgatttgaggccctggatcttgcaggagaggtaggtgaggatgtggtggaAAGCCCGCCCATGaggtcacataggaagaggcagttGGCACCACGCTTCCAGACcacctctgataagaaagaaataagggtAATTATAGTAGGCGATTTCCTTCTgggagggacagagggcccaatatgcaaaCTTGACCCTCACCATAGGGAATtgtgcagtctacctggagcccagatCAGGGACATCACTCCGCAGCCTCGTGCACtcaacagactactacccactgctgatcttccagacag ctCAATGACACCTAGAAAGAAGTTACAGGGTCTTGTAGCTGCTACAATCACTCCAATGACTCCCGATGG ACAAGTTAACCTTTTGGTGATTCGTCAATATGTGGATTATCTCGTAAGCAAGCAGAACGTGAAGAGCGTCTTTG TGAATGGCACAACAGGAGAAGGACTGTCCCTCAGCATCCAGGAGAGGAAGCGGTTGGCAGAAGAATGGGTGTGCCAAGGAAAAGACAA ATTGGATCATGTCATCATTCAGGTGGGAGCACTAAGTCTGCCAGAGTCCCAAGAGCTG GCAAGACATGCAGCAGCCATAGGTGCTAGTGGTATTGCTGTAATAGCCCCCTTCTTCTTCAAACCCACAAATAAAG aTGAGCTCATTGCTTTCTTAGAGAAGGTTGCGTCTGAGGCCCCTGCGGTTCCATTTTATTACTATCACATTCCTCCTCTGACGGGTGTAAAGA TTCGCATTGAAGAGTTGCTGGATGGAATAAAAGAGCGGATCCCCAGCTTCCAGGGTGTGAAGTTCAGCAGCACGGACCTCTTGGACCTTGCACAGTGTATAAACAAGAATAAGAGAGAACAGTTTGAATTTCTTTATGGGGTGGATGAG TACATACAACTATTTAGGCGGAAAAACCAATCTGATGCTGCAAGCCTTTGCAAAGCCAGACCTCGCGTTAGCACGGAAGTATCAG TTTCTCACTGGGGAATTTCTCAACTTTGTCATCAAACTAG GTTTTGGTGTCGCACAGACTAA
- the NPL gene encoding N-acetylneuraminate lyase isoform X3 — protein MPLQNRFEALDLAGEVGEDVVESPPMRSHRKRQLAPRFQTTSDKKEIRVIIVGDFLLGGTEGPICKLDPHHRELCSLPGAQIRDITPQPRALNRLLPTADLPDSSMTPRKKLQGLVAATITPMTPDGQVNLLVIRQYVDYLVSKQNVKSVFVNGTTGEGLSLSIQERKRLAEEWVCQGKDKLDHVIIQVGALSLPESQELARHAAAIGASGIAVIAPFFFKPTNKDELIAFLEKVASEAPAVPFYYYHIPPLTGVKIRIEELLDGIKERIPSFQGVKFSSTDLLDLAQCINKNKREQFEFLYGVDEQLLSALAIGADGAVGSTYNYLGGKTNLMLQAFAKPDLALARKYQFLTGEFLNFVIKLGTVVSS, from the exons ATGCCCCTCCAAAATAgatttgaggccctggatcttgcaggagaggtaggtgaggatgtggtggaAAGCCCGCCCATGaggtcacataggaagaggcagttGGCACCACGCTTCCAGACcacctctgataagaaagaaataagggtAATTATAGTAGGCGATTTCCTTCTgggagggacagagggcccaatatgcaaaCTTGACCCTCACCATAGGGAATtgtgcagtctacctggagcccagatCAGGGACATCACTCCGCAGCCTCGTGCACtcaacagactactacccactgctgatcttccagacag ctCAATGACACCTAGAAAGAAGTTACAGGGTCTTGTAGCTGCTACAATCACTCCAATGACTCCCGATGG ACAAGTTAACCTTTTGGTGATTCGTCAATATGTGGATTATCTCGTAAGCAAGCAGAACGTGAAGAGCGTCTTTG TGAATGGCACAACAGGAGAAGGACTGTCCCTCAGCATCCAGGAGAGGAAGCGGTTGGCAGAAGAATGGGTGTGCCAAGGAAAAGACAA ATTGGATCATGTCATCATTCAGGTGGGAGCACTAAGTCTGCCAGAGTCCCAAGAGCTG GCAAGACATGCAGCAGCCATAGGTGCTAGTGGTATTGCTGTAATAGCCCCCTTCTTCTTCAAACCCACAAATAAAG aTGAGCTCATTGCTTTCTTAGAGAAGGTTGCGTCTGAGGCCCCTGCGGTTCCATTTTATTACTATCACATTCCTCCTCTGACGGGTGTAAAGA TTCGCATTGAAGAGTTGCTGGATGGAATAAAAGAGCGGATCCCCAGCTTCCAGGGTGTGAAGTTCAGCAGCACGGACCTCTTGGACCTTGCACAGTGTATAAACAAGAATAAGAGAGAACAGTTTGAATTTCTTTATGGGGTGGATGAG CAACTGTTGAGTGCACTGGCAATAGGGGCAGATGGAGCAGTCGGAAG TACATACAACTATTTAGGCGGAAAAACCAATCTGATGCTGCAAGCCTTTGCAAAGCCAGACCTCGCGTTAGCACGGAAGTATCAG TTTCTCACTGGGGAATTTCTCAACTTTGTCATCAAACTAG GCACGGTCGTCTCTTCTTAG